CTCAAGTTGGTGTCTGGGCTGCCACAGTGTTGCGTCGGCAGCTGCATGAAATGAGGACTGTGCTGGTTTTTGCGGTCGTCTCAATCCTCCATTTTTTTCAGGCGCTGATTTAAGGCCTGATGAGTAATGCCGAGCATTCTGGCCGCAATGGATTGGTTGCCCTGCGCCCGTTGCATGGCTTCCTCAATCAGTAACCGGCTGACCTCCTTCAGGGTTGGCAGGGTGTCGCTGAAGCGGACCTTGACCTGTTGGCCAACCGGGGTGACTACACTTGGACCATGTTCCGGGAGCTCCTGGCCGATGGCTTCCTTGAACCTCTGCATGGAGAGCACCCCTTTGCCGTGAACACTGACGGCGTCGTGAACCATGGCCCGCAACTCACGAATATTGCCGGGAAAATGATAGGTTGCCAGAAGCGTGATCAGTTCCGCCGGATACGTCGGCACGGGTTTGCCCAGGATTGTTGCCGCTTCCTGCAGGAAATGCTCAAGGAGCAGCGGGAGATCTTCTTTCCGCTCGCGCAGCGGTGGCAGCTCGACGCGATGGGCATGCAGGCGATAGAGCAGATCCCTGCGAAAGCTTCCCTCTGCTTCTTTCTGCGCCAGCTTCTGATTGGTTGCCACCAGGATGCGTGCTTTGCTCAGTCGGGGTTGATCGCTGCCGAGGGGATAATATTCACCTTCCTGCAGCAGTCTCAGCAATTTGACCTGCGAAGCCATGGAGAGATCGCCGATTTCGTCAAGAAACAGGATACCGTTGGCGGCTTTTTCGATCATCCCCAGCCGGGTTTGTTCGGCGCCGGTGAACGCCCCCCTGATATGGCCGAACAGGGTATCGCTGAACATCATATCGTCAAGGCCGGCGACGTTGACGGCGATCAGCGGCTTGTCTGGATGACAGAGCTGGTGCAAGGATTTAGTAATCAGTTCTTTGCCGGTGCCGCTCTCCCCACCGATCAGAATCGGCTCCACACTGTTGGCAACCGCCTGTAGATAGTTGAAGATACTATGCATCTTGGAACTTCTAGTGACGATTGAAGCGAACGCGGGGTGTTGTTGTCGTTTGCCCTGGAGCAGCGAATCCGAGAGCTGCCGGATTTCCTGCTCCAGGCGATTCTGTTTCAGGACTTTCTGGATGCCGTTGATGATACGTTCCCGCTCATCGGTCTTGACATAGAAATCTTCAGCGCCCTCCTTGACACAGCGGATCGCGGTTTCGATCTGGTTCATTCCGCTGATGATGATGACCGGTGTTTGCGGGTAGGTCTCCCGGATTCGTCTGAGCAGCTCTTCTCCGCTGGTATGGGGCATGGTCAGATCCAACAGCACCAGGCTGTAGCTGTCCTGGGTCAGCAGGTTCAAAGCCTTGCGACTGTCCT
This genomic window from Pelobacter seleniigenes DSM 18267 contains:
- a CDS encoding sigma-54-dependent transcriptional regulator codes for the protein MAKTKALYPERPVLMIDDELPWLRSMTMSLKSVAGITNIHQCQDSRKALNLLTQDSYSLVLLDLTMPHTSGEELLRRIRETYPQTPVIIISGMNQIETAIRCVKEGAEDFYVKTDERERIINGIQKVLKQNRLEQEIRQLSDSLLQGKRQQHPAFASIVTRSSKMHSIFNYLQAVANSVEPILIGGESGTGKELITKSLHQLCHPDKPLIAVNVAGLDDMMFSDTLFGHIRGAFTGAEQTRLGMIEKAANGILFLDEIGDLSMASQVKLLRLLQEGEYYPLGSDQPRLSKARILVATNQKLAQKEAEGSFRRDLLYRLHAHRVELPPLRERKEDLPLLLEHFLQEAATILGKPVPTYPAELITLLATYHFPGNIRELRAMVHDAVSVHGKGVLSMQRFKEAIGQELPEHGPSVVTPVGQQVKVRFSDTLPTLKEVSRLLIEEAMQRAQGNQSIAARMLGITHQALNQRLKKMED